Part of the Candidatus Chlorohelix allophototropha genome, AATCTAAGCTGGTGGGAAAATCTGGTGCTGTCCCATGCTGAAAAACTACAAATCAGGCAAGCCTGGAAGCTACTCCTAGAATTGGAACCTTTAATAGGAGAAATCGAGGCAGAATTTCTGCGCTTGAGTTGTTCTGAGCAATGGGCTTCCCAGACTATTTTTCTGATACAACTGCCAGGTTTCGGGATAGTCACGGTGATGACCATCCTGGCGGCCATTGGGGATATTACCAGATTTGAGAGCCCTAAAAAACTGGTGGGATACAGTGGCCTGGGTGCCAGTGTGTACGCCAGTGGACAAGTCTGCCGAACTGGCTCAATAACCCGACAGGGCCGCAGCGAATTGAGAGGGGCTCTTTTAGAAGCGGCCTGGTCGGCAGTGGAGTGTAGTCACTATTGGAAAGAGGAGTATACGCGGTTAAGTATTCACCTGGGAAAAGGCAAAGCGATTGTGGCGATAGCCCGAAAGCTGTTAGTGGCAGCCTGGCACGTTTTGCATAAACAGCAAGTAGACTGTCATGCTGAACCGGAATTGGTAGCCCGCAAACTAATGAACTGGGGTGCCAAATTGAAATTGGAAGGGCGAGGTCAGTTGACTACTCGAGAATTCCTGCTCCAAAAGCTTCAATGTTTGAAGTTGGAAGATAAAATAAGCAGTTTCAACTGGAATGGGCAAGCTTACACCCTGGTAGCAGCGCGAGCCACGGAAGTAGCTGGTTAGCGCTGAGAACAATCTAAACGTAAAGCTGGCTGGTTGTGTTACTTTCAACCAGGTTTGTTTTGTGTGTGCTTAAAAAAAGAAAAACGGCGCTTATTCAGCGCCGCGCCTGCGTCCGTGAAACAGTCGGTGGGGAGGGGCTAACGTAGATAGAAGCAATGGGCTGTTTCACTCCCTCGGCGTTATAATTTTTCAAAATCCAAGCCTCTGACCCCTTGACAATTTAACTCATCGGTACACGTATCCTGTTCCTGGGTGAGCAGCAGCAAAAGCCCCAGTAACATAAAGGTTGTGGTAAAAAAAGCAACTCTGGAAAATTTGCGTGGTAGTGCAGATAGTTCAGGAATCATTTTTTTTCCTTTCGCTAAGCCTAGAATTACCCGGTTTTGGCAAATAACCATAAGCATTTTTCGTAAATTTCAGGAAGGAAATTAAATATTATGACCTCTCGTCGGTACTTATAGGTTTATGGTAGAAATCCCCGGCAATCATTTCCTGGATAACCTCAGGCAGGGTTTTCCAGTCTGGTTATGTAGGTTAGTATGAATATGTGCAAGGATTATAGCCAATCCCATATTTTGTTACAATTTTCACACTGTCCCGTTGGTTCCTGTTCCGTTCATCTTAATACCCCAAGGTCGGGATTTTTAGGTTAAGGTAGACTGGAAGATAAGTGACCACCCTGTGGGCGGTCACCCGCCTCATCCGACCAACCACTACAGAGTACTAGGCGGCAGGTTTGGGGCTTGTAGGGTGGTTGGTCTACTTCGGCGTTATAAATTTAATTCCTCTTAAATTGGGGCTTTACTTTTCTCCTTATCGGTATAACTACCCCTAAATCTCCATACAGCAATCTTTTGGGGCAGCCTTTCACAACAAACTAATTGCAAGTGTCAAAACTTAACTTTCTCAGTAATCCTCCTTTGCATTGGCTTCTTGCACCTTATCCGAGCTGGTTTTAGTTCTTAGACCAATTGAGTATAGCTGAAGCTTCCCCGAAATGGTCATAATACTCAGCTTTCACTTCGTGCAAGCCTCCTGACAGGTTGATTTGAGCAGTGTATTCAGTGGCAAGTTGATCTTTCCACTGGCTTATCAGTAGCTTTCCATCCACATACACCCGGATACCATCATCTGCGTTAACTTGGAAAGTATATAACCCACTGTTGAACTGAAATTGTCCGACCCACCGCGCCGAGAAGTTATCATTGCGGATTACACCCGCTTTCGGGCTACCCCAATCCCAATCAAAATCTATATTACTTTCCGCTCGAACAAGAGCCGCAACCCCGCTCAAATCCCGACTATTATAATAGGAAGCGCAAAACTGACCCACGCTTACCTGGCTACATGAGGCGATGTTGAGGAACCAATTAACTTTAGCTACTGCCTTACCTAGATGCTCATAATATTCAACCTTGATTTCGTGCACTCCGGCAGTCTTGAATTGGAGGTCGGTTTGATACGAGTCTTTTGACTGATCCCACCACACGTTGATGAGTGGTTTTCCATCCACATATAAGCGCATACCATCGTCGGTTACTATCCGAAAAGTGTATGTTCCGGCTTCAAAGTTGAATTTACCTTGCCAGCGGGCAGAAAAATTATCTTTATTAACCTTCGGGTCAGGGCTACCATTGCCCCAGTCGTAGTTAATTCTATCTTCAAATCTTGATAAAACCGGGCTGCCTTGCAAGGTTCTGTTATTGAAATACTGCGCACATAAACGCCCAAGTGGTACACCGGGACAGGTATCGGTAGAAACCACTGCGAACGGCTGACTTTCCACAGTGGTCAGGTTTGGAGATGTAGCAACCAATACATAACCCGTACCTGCTAGATCAATCGAGAGGTTTGTAAAAGTGGCAATACCGTTGCTAATATTGACTGTAGTTATACCGCTCAACTTCGCTTGGGAACTATTGGTAGTGGGTTTGAGAGCAATAGTAACTTGACCGCTTAAGTTGAGCAGATTACCAGCAGAATCCACTACTTTAATCACCGGTTGCGTGGTAAAAGATTTCCCGGCAACTGCCCCACCCGGTTGGGTGGAAAAGACCAAAGCGTTGGGAACAAGCGGATTCACCTTCTGCGTAACCGTATTTGAGTCATTCGCGCTAAAGTTGGTATCCCCGCTGTAGTCCGCGGTGAGCACGTGGTCGCCAGCAGTCATGGTAGTGAGCTTGAGAGTGGTAGTACCCGCATTTAGGTTAACAGTTCCCAGCAAAGTTGCGCCATCCCTAAACTCAACTGAGCCGGTAGGCATACCTCCGCTAGATGCGACAATAGCAGTCAGTTGCACCTCCTGACCTACGTTAGAAGGGTTGGGTGTAGCAGTTAAAGTGGTGGTAGTTGCCAATAAAGCGCTGCCCAGCCTAATATCAGTCTGGCTGGCAGGTGTGGCATAATAGCCATCGGTGAGGGTCAATTTGAGGGTATAATGAACCAGAAGAACTGAACAACTAAAAAGGGTTTGGTAAGGTGTATACTTAAAAACATGACAACACCTAGAAAAAAGTATTCACCCACATTTAAGTCTCAAAGAGTGCAAGAAGTGCTGGAAGGTAATAAAACCCTTACCCAGATAGCTTCTGAATATGGTATTCATCCGAATATGCTCACTAAATGGAAACAACTGGCTCTAAAAGGTCTGCCACAATCCTTTGATGAGCGTACTCAGAAGCAAATCGCGCTGCTGACCGCACAGTACGAACAAGAAAAAGAACAACTTTACGCCGAAATAGGTCGCCTGACTACACCGCTCAGGTGGTTAGGAAAAAAAAGTGAAGCAGGCTTTGCCCAGGTCGGTCAGATTAAGCCTAATCGAAACCCAAAAAGCTGAACTCTCACTCTCAAAACAAAGTGAGTTGCTAGGAATTAGCCGTTCCAGTTTGTACTACCGCTCAGTAGCACCAACCGAACGAGAAATTGAGCTCAAACACCGAATTGATGAGATTTACACCGTTTACCCTTTTTATGGATATCGGCGAATTCATCAACAATTACTGCGGGAAGGCAAGCACCTCAACCGCAAAACGGTGCAAAACTATATGCGGGAGATGGGGCTAGAAGCAATCTATCCTGGTCCTAATCTTTCGAAACGAGATCAAAAGCAGCGGGTATATCCCTATCTCTTAAGGAACCTGGCTATAACCAGACCCGCTCAGGTATTCGGTACCGACATCACATATATCAAGCTCAAACACGGTTGGCTTTATCTGGTGGCTGTCATCGACTGGTACAGCAGATATGTGGTAAGTTGGGAATTATCTGATACTTTGGAAATCGATTTTGTGCTTAGAACTACCGAGCGAGCGTTGGCGAAGATAAAACCGGAGATCTTTAACAGTGACCAAGGTAGTCATTTTACCAGTCCTAAATACACTGCTTTGATATTGGGCGCAGGTGTAAAGTTAAGTATGGATGGACGTGGGCGAGCACTAGATAATGTTTTCACCGAAAGGCTCTGGCGTTCCTTAAAATATGAGTGTGTTTATTTAGCACAATTTGAGAACCCCAAAGAAGCAAAGCTAGGGATTGGTGAGTATTTCGATTTCTACAATAATACTCGACCTCATCAGGCTTTGAAATATCAGACACCGGCTCAGGTTTATTTCAATACCGTGACACCAGTAATTATGTTAAAGAGCTAAAAAGAGTTACTAGCTATTTAACATTATTAGTTCTATAGAAAGGACTGTATCACTCCTTAACCAAGCTTTTATTTTTGTCTTGACAAACTGGGTCATTTCAAGGATTCGTTCTTGATAATCTAGAGGCAGTTTAATTAGGGATAAATACCGTTCTATTTGCTCCTCATATACACTGAGTTTAGTTGTTCGTTGCTGACAATCTTTTGCGATACGCTGAGATCTGCTATGAAAATCCGGTTTCCCCCTAACCAAATAGAGAAAGCGGTCAGAAAAATGATCAAGCTAATTTGGGTTCAGGGTTTTTAAGATTAACCTGATAACCCAACCGCTCTAACCGCCGAATTAACCGATTAGTAATAGTGCCACGTTTGCGTTCGTCCAAGTAATCATAGCCAAGCTCTTTGTACTCTTCTTTTCGAATAAACATATAATACACACTTACCAGAATGGAATGCGCTACTGCAATAATTGCTCGGCGTTTACCCCGTCTGCCCGCTAGCTTGGTGTAGAGTGCTCCCAGATAACTTTTCTTACTTTTTGCAGCAGCGTGAGAAGCTTGAATTAAACCCTTTCGTACTGGTCGATCTCCAGAAGATATACGTCCCGGCAATTGTTTTCCGGCACTCCGATTATTGCCCGGTGCCACTCCAGCCCAACTAGCCAGATGTGCGGCTGAGGGAAAACGG contains:
- a CDS encoding PA14 domain-containing protein — its product is MTLTDGYYATPASQTDIRLGSALLATTTTLTATPNPSNVGQEVQLTAIVASSGGMPTGSVEFRDGATLLGTVNLNAGTTTLKLTTMTAGDHVLTADYSGDTNFSANDSNTVTQKVNPLVPNALVFSTQPGGAVAGKSFTTQPVIKVVDSAGNLLNLSGQVTIALKPTTNSSQAKLSGITTVNISNGIATFTNLSIDLAGTGYVLVATSPNLTTVESQPFAVVSTDTCPGVPLGRLCAQYFNNRTLQGSPVLSRFEDRINYDWGNGSPDPKVNKDNFSARWQGKFNFEAGTYTFRIVTDDGMRLYVDGKPLINVWWDQSKDSYQTDLQFKTAGVHEIKVEYYEHLGKAVAKVNWFLNIASCSQVSVGQFCASYYNSRDLSGVAALVRAESNIDFDWDWGSPKAGVIRNDNFSARWVGQFQFNSGLYTFQVNADDGIRVYVDGKLLISQWKDQLATEYTAQINLSGGLHEVKAEYYDHFGEASAILNWSKN
- a CDS encoding IS110 family transposase translates to MTKVTSSPRFVAFDVSKRSIVAAAVDAEQKILLQPRKITLEKFENWCQKNLYPTDRVVLEATGNAWQFYDQLQPLVASVTIANALQVKLIAQAKVKTDARDALNLAKLHAAALIPAVWVPPQPVRDLRSLVAQRNILVKQRTKCRNRLHARLMAHNLFPPEGNPFSEANLSWWENLVLSHAEKLQIRQAWKLLLELEPLIGEIEAEFLRLSCSEQWASQTIFLIQLPGFGIVTVMTILAAIGDITRFESPKKLVGYSGLGASVYASGQVCRTGSITRQGRSELRGALLEAAWSAVECSHYWKEEYTRLSIHLGKGKAIVAIARKLLVAAWHVLHKQQVDCHAEPELVARKLMNWGAKLKLEGRGQLTTREFLLQKLQCLKLEDKISSFNWNGQAYTLVAARATEVAG
- a CDS encoding IS3 family transposase (programmed frameshift), translating into MTTPRKKYSPTFKSQRVQEVLEGNKTLTQIASEYGIHPNMLTKWKQLALKGLPQSFDERTQKQIALLTAQYEQEKEQLYAEIGRLTTPLRWLEKKVKQALPRSVRLSLIETQKAELSLSKQSELLGISRSSLYYRSVAPTEREIELKHRIDEIYTVYPFYGYRRIHQQLLREGKHLNRKTVQNYMREMGLEAIYPGPNLSKRDQKQRVYPYLLRNLAITRPAQVFGTDITYIKLKHGWLYLVAVIDWYSRYVVSWELSDTLEIDFVLRTTERALAKIKPEIFNSDQGSHFTSPKYTALILGAGVKLSMDGRGRALDNVFTERLWRSLKYECVYLAQFENPKEAKLGIGEYFDFYNNTRPHQALKYQTPAQVYFNTVTPVIMLKS